tccgtacaggCTCTAAGCTtgtaaaatatttcaaaacagatattttattttcatgaaatatTATCATTGCCACTGTGaccaaatttacatttacattttagtaatttagcagatgctcttatccagagcgacttacagtagtgaatgcatacatttcattaaaaaaattttttttttttttttttacaaatgtaccAAAACAGCTTTTTAGTACAGATCATATGGAAATTATCCTGATTTCTTTGGGTGATGTTTATTGAAAATGCTACAAAATGTTTATCAGCATGTTTACTTTAAGTCATGTCATTTTGAGTTAGATATTATTTGAATTtaaataaattgatttgcatttattCGATCAACATTGTATAAGTGCTGTGAATATCTTGAGTAATAGTAATGTTATACTCAACATATAATGGTATGAGAATATTCAGAGATAAATGTAGGCCCTTTAACGGTGTGACTTTACAGCCGCTAAGCATTCACACTCAAAACACAAGATAAGGCATCTGAatcgttttgtttatttcactgaaTTTATAAATGTTTCATTTATGTTCGGTATTCATTGTTGTACCATTCATATAAATGTTTCCGTGTGTACACTGGCATCCATGAGATGAATAAGGTACATTTTATGTGAAAGGACTCATGAACACCAACATGTGAAGATCATAGGAGAaagtcaaattgggtgtcaaatgaaagctaagagtctatatatatatattgtttaacCATTTTACCATCCTAGAAATTAGGAATAAGCAAGTGCTTTGATTTTCTGGAAAAGGGggcttagaaaacatctaccagaaaaagccTTAAAAAGGTATCagaatacatcaaaacacaataatgttgatgtaaagacccctgccaactaatatcaacacatattttgttttggagaaatgtttctgccttctgtaagtttaagaaacattgccttgtgccttgaaaTAGTAGTCACAAATCacagtttggacagcacagtagagtatagttcagtactgtacagtagagtacagtttagtACAGTAGAGCATACTACAGTGAGTACACTagaatgtactgtcctgtacataactctactgtactgatttgtactctactgtgctgtattgtactctactgtgctgtattgtgctgtactgtattgtactctactgtgctgtattgtactctactgtgctgtgctctactgtgctgtattgtactctactctgctgtattatactgtgctgtattgtgctctactgtgctgtattgtactctactgtgctgtattgtactctactgtgctctgctGTACTTTGATGTCTAAACTTGTGAAACAaagacatctatgattggttcagatttaatttggtcttgtttgggggcagagctcattaaaataatatccagtgtgtagaataatacccaaatatgcaaaagaAGATATTGCATATGTAAACCTTTCtgtacctatttaggatacatcaccttgaagagaatgacattcatatccataattatgcatttctgtgtagtacagatcacgGACCCGTTGAATTGCCCATAACTGTACAAAACATCAACATCTCTCATCATTTAGATTCAAAACATTCTTACAATTCATTCACTCACATTTGATTACGCCCTCCTCATGAATATAATGGTATTATCGCAAAAATAAAAGCTATTATAGAGAAAATTGTGCAAAATTAACATGTTTCTGGACAGTCACAAAACATGTCACAAAACAAATGAAAACCATACATTAATTACATCTTTATGATAAAGTGCATGTTATTAAGATATCCCCCACAGATATCTCACCTAGTCCAATGAGACAGCTTGAGTAATATGATTTAAATGATGCTGGGAATAGCTGGCGACTACTAGATACCATAAGGTAGCTACAGTTATGTTCATTATTTAGACACAGTGAAAAAAATTGAAACAATTCCTCTTCCAgaattgcatttttttttcttaTGTTTTTTTTACCTGAAGTTAAATGCCGATTAAATCCCTCTCTCCATAGTAAAGTTAAAGAAAGGGGCACTGGTTGTCTTTTCAAAATAGTTTAAGGAGGTGGGGTTGGGGGTGTAGTCACAAGGTGAATGGGGGGGGTAGCTCCGCCTTTCTCCCCCTGGGAAGGTGAGTGCTCCCTCTGAAAAAGCAGAGTCACTCCTTTCCTGAAGCGCTGGTCTCTCACGCTGTATATTATCACATTACAGCAGCTGTTCCCAGTCAGGATCCAGAAGGCTACAAAGGAGAAGTTGCACCAGGTGAAGCCCACCACGTTGCCCAGCACAAACACAGCGATGGGGGTGAAGGAAGCCGTGAAGGCAAACGTCAGAATGCTGATCGTCTTGGCAGCCTTGATGTCAGAGAAGGAGGGTCTATGTTGGCAGCCGCCTCCCCCTCCCTCGACCCCCACATTCCCCTCTGACATGAGCTTACGTTTGCGTGTGTAGCGGCGGATGCTGGTGAAGGACAGGATGTTGAATACCAGGGTGCCGCCCAGCAGCGTAAAGTCAAACACGGGGAACAGCAGGAGGATGTTGGCGTCAGAGGGCAGAGTGACTCCGTCCCACAGGGGGACGTAGTTACACATCCGGCTGCACTCACTGTACTCCAGTGTGAAGTTGTTGCTGAGGATGAGGGGGGCCAGGGCCAGGAGGTAACTGCCTGCCCAGGAGAAGAGGATGAGGAACAGGGTGCGTCTCCGTGTCACCAGGTGGTCCTTATGCAGGGGCCATAAGATGGCCACACAGCGCTCTACCGTCATCAGGAATATAGTACTGATGGAGACAAACGTACAGCCAGCGAAGACCGGACCAATCAGCATGCAGGGTTGCCAGGGTCCCACCAGGCCCCCCATGGAGGGGTCAGTGCCCCCCTGGTACCAGACAGGAGGGGAACTGGTCACCATTAGAGAGATCTCAGTGTAGACAGAGAAAGGAACCACCAGCACTCCAACCATCATGTCCGCTATGGCCAGAGAGACTGTCAGGAGAGAAAGGTCATTCACAGTTCACACTCAACCACATACGGTACAAATCCCTGGGTTCTAAAAGAGGATTTTACATTCAATTCCATGGAAAACAAATCTACAGTGCTGCGTGGAAATGGTTTTGCATCCTTTGAGGCAATGCACAAAGGAATCCCTGATTGTGACTGAACAGCACTGAGGACTGATTTAGTTCACTGCTAAACAACAAGCACCGACCGTCTTAATTAATCCTGCCAATATAACCAatacagggtggcaggtagcctggcggttaagagtattgggccagtaaccgaaaggtctctggtttgaatccctgagctgactaggtgaaaaagctgccgatgtgcccttgaacaaggcacttaaccataattgctcctgtaagtcgctctggataagagtatctgctaaacTACTAAAAAGTTAAATGTACCCAGCAGGCAACATAAACAAACATGCGACTCTAGAAACAGAACATTAAACCAGAAAGCTGTTTGAATTTAAATTAATTTCACCTTTCAGTGTCAAGAACACCAAAGGTTGTTCTTCTTCCATGTCAGTGAATATATTGCGCCCATGTGTGTAAACATAAGCAACTGACATGTGACTACCATTCTCTCCTATCACAAATCAACAGCATTTCTAGAGAGTAAATGAGCTCATTCTGAATGAACAAGTCTGAATCAGTGAGTTTTTGGTTTTTTTTACCTTTGAGGTATCCCTGTGGTGTGCGGACCTGTCTTGTCTGCATGAAGACGGTGAGCGTGACCACGTTGCCCACCACTATGGCGAAGGCCAGACTGACCATAAACACCACGGCCAGAGTACGGTTCAGCAGGCCACAGCAGCAGAAGGTGCAGAAGGGGGCCAGAGACTTGCCTGACCCCGGCACAACCAGGGCTGCTGCTGTCAGGTTGGGGCACACAATCGCCTGTGTGCCCCATGGAACACTCAGGTTGGCCAGGAGGTCAGTCATGGTCGTCCGGATGAGGCCCAGGACAAACCTCACTACTAGGAGAACTTTGTGCTCCTGGTGCCCATGTGCTGGACTGGGAGATGCTCCTGGAGAAACAAGCAGGAACATTAGAAACTAAGGTAAACCATCAAACCTGTCcaaaggaaaactacaaacactgCTATGTAACACATAGTACAGAGTTGATTTGCATGATAACACTCACATCACCTACTGTGCTATCTAGCTATATGTTTCCTAAAAtgacctacaggtaactgccaaaataaaggaaacacttgagtaaatgagggatacaaagtttattgaaagcagatgcttccacacaggtttgtgtgtgtgtctcagtcaccagatgtcAACCCAATTAAACACTTACGGAAGATTCTGGAgcagcgcctgagacagcgttttctaccatcatcaacaaaacaccaaatgatggaatttcttgtggaagactGGTGTCGCAACCcttcaatagagttccagacacttgtagaatctatgccaaggcacattgaagctgttctggaggCTCGTGGTGGCCCTATTAAGacgctttatgttggtgtttcctttattttggcagttacctatacAGTATGTTCTGCAGATGGGCACTGCTACGACACCTCTCAAATCCCCATCAACGGACAACCTCTACTATTACACAACAATAAAGAAAATTGCTTGCTTTTGAGGTGTTGAACATACTGCAAAATGGGCAATCATGATGTATTCAAAGGAAATGACATGGATTGTATACTTCCTTAATCATTGTAGGTACACAGTGTACCCCACAGGTTTATGTATGGTATttattgttgggaaagagcaagcaagaatggcatttcactgtacttgtgtacGTGACAATAGAAACTTGGTGTTGCACTGTACTGTAAATTTGTCATAGGCACATCATATTCAATGCACATCACAATGCTTGATTAGGGAATTTGTGAGATCCGTTGTTTTGTTTCACTGccatatacagtcaggtccaaaattattagcacccttgataaaaatgagaaaaaaagactaaaataacaGCCTGGCCTcaaagactagacgtaacatagtaaatgtacatTTGTACAGTATATGTTATGTTCATTGGCGTAGCGCAGTTTCTCTGGACCCCCAGCAAAGTCGGAGTTTGCCCCCCCTTTCAGATTATGTGGTGCTAGTGTTTCTAGTAGCCTGCAGCTTTGCTTGAATGGAtgcatgtttatttttatttggtcCTCATTTTCTCATGTTAAGTCTAACGTTTATGTTTCATGAAGCTATAGGCCTACGGTGTCGCAATGCTGCTATTTCGAATGCTGGCTGGCGGCAATAATGTATTTACTTGTTCAGTAATTAGAGTGGAAAATTCAAACATTTCAGATTGTAAAATAAATGTGATGCAACAGCATACTAAATCAGTACCCCAAATATTTTTTTAGAATATACAACTTTGctgtaggcctatagcctacgAGCCATCTTTGCACTCTCTCACAGTATGGATAGAAAGTTTGTGCTCCATAAAACCAGTCTATTAATGCCAAATAATCAGTCCACTGTCAAAGCAATAGCTTACTAGGGCTCATTTCATTATGCAGACAATGCAGTCTAGCCTACTAGCATAtctatggctatatacagtatttagCTGGTAGCCTATTTATATTACACATTGGAACTCGGGATAGCTGTCGGGGCTATCAGTCTCATCACTCATAGGCTTTTACCAGTGTACACAGAAGGGGGGGTGGTCACTTTCATAAGCGCCGCTGGGTCACTGACAGTCATCAGCTGGGTTTTCTGGGAGAAGAGGACGACCGGTACTCTCTCTAGAGGAACTGTCACTGTTCTtgaggggaggaagaagaggagaagcaAGGCCACTGTCATTGCCAGGCCCGGGCAGTGAGATCTCTGTGGGGACTGGGAAGCTTTAGTGTTAGCTGCTGCATGATTAGGCCTACTAGCTTCCACCTGCGATGGTGTTTCGTCAGTCGAGGACGAGGTGGTAGCTATGCTGACATGGTTATCTTCTGTAATTTGGCACGAGCTTGATCAGATAAAGCTTTTTTTGTGGAGTTTTTGTTCACCACTTGATCTTGCCTTTTGTTTATCCATCTTGAACAACTCACTCACTGATTCACCTGTCACTGAGAAATAGGCTAATTATGAAACATGAAAACTATATTGTCTGACTCAGCTACTACGCATGTTGGTTGGACAACACGAACACTTCGCTCGCTACATGTGAAAATTAAAAAGGATGGTTAGgatacttagcatgttagctaacccttccctaaccactagcccaggggttctcaaacttttttgtgatagcaaattcatcagtgaccccctcataatcagaacacaactcgagtgagataaaaaaaatatcataCAAGGAGTTTTACCATGATTTCGTGTGCAAGGCCGGACAAACCAAGTCTCGGGCCCTGGGAATGAACATTT
This region of Salmo trutta chromosome 29, fSalTru1.1, whole genome shotgun sequence genomic DNA includes:
- the LOC115167364 gene encoding trace amine-associated receptor 13c-like: MTDLLANLSVPWGTQAIVCPNLTAAALVVPGSGKSLAPFCTFCCCGLLNRTLAVVFMVSLAFAIVVGNVVTLTVFMQTRQVRTPQGYLKVSLAIADMMVGVLVVPFSVYTEISLMVTSSPPVWYQGGTDPSMGGLVGPWQPCMLIGPVFAGCTFVSISTIFLMTVERCVAILWPLHKDHLVTRRRTLFLILFSWAGSYLLALAPLILSNNFTLEYSECSRMCNYVPLWDGVTLPSDANILLLFPVFDFTLLGGTLVFNILSFTSIRRYTRKRKLMSEGNVGVEGGGGGCQHRPSFSDIKAAKTISILTFAFTASFTPIAVFVLGNVVGFTWCNFSFVAFWILTGNSCCNVIIYSVRDQRFRKGVTLLFQREHSPSQGEKGGATPPIHLVTTPPTPPP